One genomic segment of Pseudomonas sp. RU47 includes these proteins:
- a CDS encoding metal ABC transporter substrate-binding protein translates to MTFSLRKLTLAMTLCGVICTPLMAAENTKPLRVLASLPITFGLAEALLKGTDVNLERAAPANLPGSRQSAYFTGRGAPALSKLATAADAVIGVRSLWPDDQLYPIARRSNIRIVEVDAARPVDGALPGIAVQPDLKVDGLNSQPWLASNNMGRMADVMAADLVRLAPSAKPAIEANLATLKQRLLKLSADSEARLASADNLSVLSLSDHFGYLIGSLNLELVGQDPRPDAEWTPEDLKKLTATLKDNDVAVVLHHRQPSDAVKAAIAESGSHLVVLSTDAADPVAELEGNVDLLLKGLSGA, encoded by the coding sequence ATGACTTTTTCACTGCGCAAACTGACCCTGGCCATGACCCTTTGCGGCGTGATCTGCACGCCGTTGATGGCCGCCGAAAACACAAAACCGCTGCGGGTGCTGGCCTCCTTGCCCATCACCTTTGGCTTGGCTGAAGCGCTGCTCAAAGGCACCGATGTCAATCTCGAACGGGCGGCGCCAGCGAACCTGCCGGGCAGTCGTCAGAGCGCCTACTTCACGGGACGTGGCGCTCCGGCATTGAGCAAACTGGCAACCGCTGCCGATGCCGTGATTGGCGTGCGCTCGCTGTGGCCGGATGATCAGCTGTACCCGATCGCCCGCCGCAGCAATATCCGCATCGTTGAAGTCGATGCGGCGCGCCCGGTCGACGGCGCCCTGCCGGGCATTGCCGTGCAACCGGATCTGAAGGTCGATGGTTTGAACAGTCAGCCATGGCTGGCCAGCAACAACATGGGACGCATGGCGGACGTTATGGCGGCGGATCTGGTGCGCCTGGCACCTAGCGCAAAGCCTGCGATCGAGGCGAATCTGGCGACGTTGAAGCAGCGTTTGCTTAAGCTCAGCGCCGACAGCGAAGCGCGACTGGCCAGCGCCGACAATCTGAGTGTGTTGAGTTTGAGCGATCATTTCGGCTATCTGATCGGCAGTCTGAATCTGGAGCTGGTTGGCCAGGATCCACGGCCTGATGCCGAGTGGACGCCCGAAGACCTGAAAAAACTGACGGCAACCCTCAAGGACAATGATGTCGCGGTGGTGCTGCATCATCGGCAGCCATCAGACGCGGTGAAGGCAGCAATTGCCGAGTCGGGCAGCCATCTGGTGGTGCTGAGCACCGATGCGGCGGATCCGGTGGCGGAGCTGGAAGGCAATGTGGATTTGCTGCTTAAGGGTTTGAGCGGGGCTTAG
- a CDS encoding metal ABC transporter ATP-binding protein: protein MTSRENLSPENTESPVGASLLAKAPDQPTSLLNDTPLSRAGSLPQVSGPTLDFAQVCLTLGRTTILDKVTFQVQPGSVHALVGPNGGGKSSLIKTLLGQMPHQGQLSLQWPGEPGIIGYVPQALEFDRGLPMTVDDFMAAMCQRRPAFLGLSKRYAGAIGEALERVGMQDKRKRRMGALSGGERQRVLLAQGLIPAPQLLVLDEPMSALDEAGIQVFERLLGDWRAAGITVLWIEHDLEAVGRLASRVTGLNRRVLFDASPQEALTPERLLTLFSTHPRSAA, encoded by the coding sequence ATGACTTCCAGAGAAAACCTTTCCCCCGAAAACACCGAGTCCCCTGTGGGAGCGAGCCTGCTCGCGAAGGCGCCGGATCAGCCGACATCTTTGTTGAATGACACACCGCTATCGCGAGCAGGCTCACTCCCACAGGTTTCGGGGCCGACTTTGGATTTTGCGCAGGTTTGTCTGACGCTGGGGCGCACGACGATTCTGGACAAGGTCACCTTCCAGGTGCAGCCCGGCAGCGTACATGCCCTGGTCGGCCCCAACGGCGGCGGCAAGAGTTCGCTGATCAAAACCTTGCTCGGGCAAATGCCCCATCAGGGCCAGCTCAGCCTGCAATGGCCCGGCGAGCCCGGCATCATCGGTTATGTGCCACAGGCGCTGGAGTTCGATCGCGGGCTGCCGATGACCGTCGACGATTTCATGGCCGCCATGTGCCAGCGACGCCCGGCGTTTCTCGGTTTGAGCAAGCGTTACGCCGGCGCCATTGGTGAGGCGCTGGAACGCGTCGGCATGCAGGACAAACGCAAGCGGCGCATGGGCGCGCTGTCCGGCGGTGAGCGGCAGCGGGTGCTGCTCGCTCAAGGTTTGATTCCGGCGCCGCAATTGCTGGTGCTGGATGAACCGATGTCGGCGCTTGATGAAGCCGGGATTCAAGTGTTCGAACGTCTGCTCGGCGATTGGCGTGCAGCGGGCATCACCGTGCTGTGGATCGAGCACGATCTGGAAGCGGTCGGGCGTCTGGCCAGCCGCGTCACCGGTCTTAACCGCCGCGTGCTGTTCGATGCCTCACCGCAAGAGGCGCTGACTCCGGAACGCCTGCTGACCCTGTTCTCGACCCATCCACGGAGCGCTGCCTGA
- a CDS encoding DUF6162 family protein, giving the protein MSTPTTQIVRPAGAGHETLNVLLLCLLILAVAGSVVAWRGVSHEPEPVATNQLDARRDLSASEQGIYADLRVTLDEIRLLREEQQALPTPQNLADEGFAPFAQDASSVSRGGHAWLLLADTAYFGHSQNPAIAGSFVMLLNRDDKAAPDIWLNRDASLQVPTELTEAALSAAGWKQIVAQYDAGVTREHRH; this is encoded by the coding sequence ATGAGTACGCCAACCACACAAATCGTGCGCCCGGCCGGTGCAGGCCATGAAACCCTCAATGTGCTGCTGTTGTGCCTGTTGATTCTGGCAGTCGCTGGCTCAGTCGTCGCGTGGCGCGGGGTTTCCCATGAGCCGGAGCCCGTGGCGACAAATCAACTCGACGCGCGCCGCGACCTCAGCGCTTCCGAGCAAGGCATCTACGCCGACCTGCGAGTGACCCTCGACGAAATCCGCTTGCTGCGCGAAGAACAGCAAGCCCTGCCGACACCGCAGAATCTGGCCGACGAAGGCTTCGCGCCGTTTGCCCAGGATGCGAGTTCGGTCAGCCGTGGCGGTCATGCCTGGCTGTTGCTGGCGGACACCGCCTATTTCGGCCATAGCCAAAACCCGGCCATCGCCGGTTCGTTCGTCATGCTGCTGAACAGGGATGACAAGGCTGCGCCAGACATCTGGCTCAACCGCGATGCCAGCCTGCAAGTGCCGACCGAATTGACCGAAGCCGCCCTGTCCGCCGCTGGCTGGAAACAGATCGTCGCGCAATACGATGCCGGGGTTACCCGCGAACATCGCCATTGA
- a CDS encoding MbtH family protein — translation MTSVFDREDILFQVVVNHEEQYSIWPDYKAVPQGWRTVGKSGLKKECLAYIEEVWTDMRPLSLRQKMEGQAAAQ, via the coding sequence ATGACGTCAGTATTCGACCGCGAGGACATCCTCTTTCAGGTCGTGGTCAACCACGAAGAGCAATACTCGATCTGGCCGGATTACAAAGCCGTGCCGCAAGGCTGGCGCACCGTAGGCAAGAGCGGCCTGAAAAAGGAATGCCTGGCCTACATCGAAGAAGTCTGGACTGACATGCGTCCGTTGAGCCTGCGCCAGAAGATGGAAGGGCAGGCCGCCGCGCAATAA
- a CDS encoding metal ABC transporter permease, whose product MSYEAFRLMVQGWASSGYLPEALAYGFVVNALLAGLLIGPVLGGLGTLVVVKRFAFFSEAVGHAALTGVAIGILLGEPYTGPYGSLFGYCLLFGILLNYLRNRTGLAPDTLIGVFLSVSLALGASLLLILAGKINVHILENVLFGSVLTVNGNDLAVLAIVGSLVMALALPLYNRIMLASFNPQLAAVRGVAVKTLDYLFVILVTLITVAAVKVIGAILVGALLVIPAAAARLLSQSLKGFFWCSVLIATVSTLCGILAPIVFDLPIPSGAAIILVAGIAFALAAIARGVVPSLKGNLG is encoded by the coding sequence ATGAGTTACGAAGCCTTTCGTTTGATGGTGCAAGGCTGGGCCTCGTCCGGTTATCTGCCGGAAGCGCTGGCCTACGGTTTCGTGGTCAATGCGCTGCTTGCCGGGCTGCTGATCGGCCCGGTGCTCGGCGGCCTCGGCACGCTGGTGGTGGTCAAGCGCTTTGCGTTTTTCTCCGAAGCGGTGGGCCACGCGGCGCTGACCGGTGTCGCCATCGGCATCCTGCTCGGCGAACCTTACACCGGCCCCTATGGCAGCCTGTTCGGCTACTGCCTGCTGTTCGGCATTCTGCTCAATTACCTGCGCAACCGCACCGGTCTGGCACCGGACACGCTGATCGGCGTGTTCCTGTCGGTGTCGCTGGCACTGGGCGCGAGTCTGCTGCTGATTCTTGCGGGCAAGATCAATGTGCACATTCTCGAGAACGTGTTGTTCGGCTCAGTGCTGACGGTCAACGGCAACGACCTGGCGGTGTTGGCCATTGTCGGTTCGCTGGTCATGGCCCTCGCCTTGCCGCTGTACAACCGCATCATGCTCGCCAGCTTCAACCCGCAGCTGGCGGCGGTGCGCGGAGTAGCGGTGAAGACCCTGGATTATCTGTTCGTGATTCTGGTGACGCTGATCACCGTGGCGGCGGTAAAAGTCATCGGCGCGATTCTGGTCGGCGCATTGCTGGTGATTCCTGCAGCGGCGGCGCGCTTGCTCAGCCAGTCGCTCAAAGGCTTTTTCTGGTGCTCGGTGCTGATCGCCACCGTCAGCACTCTGTGCGGGATTCTTGCACCCATTGTGTTCGATCTGCCGATTCCGTCCGGCGCCGCGATCATTCTGGTCGCCGGCATCGCTTTCGCCCTCGCCGCCATCGCGCGCGGGGTTGTCCCGAGCCTGAAAGGGAATCTTGGATAA
- a CDS encoding metal ABC transporter substrate-binding protein, with amino-acid sequence MSISSPRRPLLRLFLAGLCACLLSPLASADQAKRLRIGITLHPYYSYVANIVGDKAEVVPLIPAGFNPHAYEPRAEDIKRISGLDVIVLNGVGHDDFADRMIAASETPNIKTIEANENVPLLAATGVAARGAGKVVNPHTFLSISASIAQVNNIARELGKLDPDNAKTYTQNARAYGKRLRQMRADALAKLTQAPNAELRVATVHAAYDYLLREFGLEVTAVVEPAHGIEPSPSQLKKTIDQLRELDVKVIFSEMDFPSTYVETIQRESGVKLYPLSHISYGEYTADKYEKEMTGNLNTVVRAIQESGA; translated from the coding sequence ATGTCCATTTCATCGCCTCGCCGTCCGTTGTTACGCCTTTTTTTAGCAGGCCTGTGTGCCTGCCTGCTGAGTCCGCTGGCCAGCGCCGATCAGGCCAAGCGCCTGCGCATCGGCATTACCTTGCACCCCTATTACAGCTATGTGGCGAACATCGTCGGCGACAAGGCCGAGGTGGTGCCGCTGATTCCTGCCGGTTTCAACCCGCACGCCTACGAGCCGCGCGCCGAGGACATCAAACGTATCAGCGGGCTGGATGTGATCGTGCTCAACGGTGTCGGCCATGACGACTTCGCCGACCGCATGATCGCCGCCAGCGAAACGCCGAACATCAAAACCATCGAAGCCAACGAAAACGTGCCGCTGCTCGCGGCCACTGGCGTCGCCGCACGCGGCGCCGGCAAAGTGGTCAACCCGCACACGTTTCTGTCGATCAGCGCCTCCATCGCCCAGGTCAACAACATCGCGCGCGAACTGGGCAAGCTCGATCCGGACAACGCCAAGACCTACACCCAGAACGCCCGCGCCTACGGCAAACGCCTGCGGCAGATGCGCGCCGATGCCCTGGCCAAACTGACTCAAGCGCCAAACGCCGAACTGCGCGTGGCCACGGTACACGCGGCTTACGACTATCTGCTGCGTGAGTTCGGCCTGGAAGTGACCGCGGTGGTCGAACCGGCGCACGGCATTGAGCCGAGCCCGAGTCAGTTGAAAAAAACCATCGATCAACTGCGCGAACTCGATGTGAAAGTGATCTTCTCGGAGATGGATTTCCCCTCCACCTACGTCGAAACGATTCAGCGTGAATCCGGCGTGAAGCTGTACCCGCTCTCGCACATTTCCTACGGCGAATACACCGCCGACAAGTACGAAAAGGAAATGACCGGCAACCTCAACACCGTGGTGCGGGCGATTCAGGAGTCTGGCGCATGA